A portion of the Corynebacterium heidelbergense genome contains these proteins:
- a CDS encoding DUF6928 family protein, translating to MHSEQSVASAIADTDQAPRTLVTLWCVRAEATDRKPRAILDAEPQADRGFARKYLAQLNPRWPLTHIGDFDMSRSAPPSESEFYIGAYPGLSVVQVVLPGLLRLTDMPEQLRSVAPAGDIYATCSVPPGYEAPSVGQLDPLADDYTGLAGFAHFRDGEVRRAFSATRERVYEDIGLPEPSESPFWAGNTEASGIQLPFIPAELARAALAAWLGVDPAAGDVPVPVTAFAVDGRPEAKSDTRAPSRPGRRTSSDNPPQPAAVYDDYARTPTRGDASRDSNRDIARDIAVSAGRGLLSGARAGAHGLQNLAHRIGAEVRKQARKSGR from the coding sequence ATGCACTCCGAGCAGTCCGTAGCCAGCGCCATCGCCGACACCGATCAGGCACCGCGCACACTCGTGACCCTGTGGTGCGTCCGCGCTGAAGCCACGGACCGCAAGCCCCGCGCCATCCTCGACGCGGAACCCCAAGCGGACCGTGGGTTCGCCCGCAAATACCTAGCCCAGCTCAACCCCCGCTGGCCGCTAACCCACATCGGGGACTTCGACATGTCCCGCAGCGCCCCGCCCAGCGAATCCGAGTTCTACATCGGCGCCTACCCCGGGCTCAGCGTTGTCCAGGTCGTGCTGCCCGGACTGCTCCGACTCACCGACATGCCCGAGCAACTGCGCTCCGTGGCCCCCGCAGGGGACATTTACGCGACCTGTAGCGTACCCCCTGGCTACGAGGCCCCCTCAGTGGGGCAGCTAGACCCCCTGGCGGACGACTACACCGGGCTGGCGGGATTCGCTCACTTCCGCGATGGCGAGGTGCGGCGGGCCTTCAGCGCGACGCGGGAGCGGGTGTACGAGGACATCGGCCTGCCCGAACCCAGTGAATCCCCATTCTGGGCAGGCAACACGGAGGCCAGCGGCATACAGCTACCCTTCATACCCGCCGAGCTGGCCCGCGCCGCCCTGGCCGCATGGCTGGGGGTGGATCCCGCCGCCGGGGACGTGCCGGTCCCGGTCACCGCTTTCGCCGTGGACGGCCGGCCCGAAGCGAAATCGGATACGCGCGCGCCCTCACGCCCTGGCCGGCGAACATCTTCAGATAATCCCCCACAGCCCGCAGCGGTCTACGACGATTACGCCCGCACCCCCACCCGGGGTGATGCCAGCCGCGATTCCAACCGGGACATTGCCCGGGACATCGCCGTCTCCGCTGGCCGAGGGTTGCTGTCTGGCGCACGGGCCGGTGCCCACGGTCTGCAGAATCTGGCGCATCGGATTGGCGCGGAGGTGCGCAAGCAGGCCCGGAAATCCGGCCGCTAG
- the sepH gene encoding septation protein SepH, with amino-acid sequence MQELVLVPADSDANSVVLRSLDGTAEFFLPVTDALRRIIGDAHNPAPTSAAPDAEPPLTAVLGSRGSIDPADASPTAGAEHAPGPGSSASSSLSPATDPATDPAGDPETDPAADSGAGTTADTTASTAGAADRVQREATADPTAVATAGTDDPAHTSPTTGHSPTRNATKKVENSSDQPGSRGLREVGFGRQVGVVAEKNPATTDHQAPQRRRNLRPRRSRISISPRDIQDRVRHGATVAELAREADTDESRIEPYAWPILQERARIAELAHSAHPITAQGPATETLWESLATTFAARGEKIRDANWDAHQNEMKQWVVTVSWNKTAAGQESTHVAEFGFTPEAAGPNVVQPLNSIAGDLVDPRFGQPVRAVSPVTSLSSAGSVENRVGAHGGLPGSSGWGTGDHAPNGTTVAGDPNHNGSGEPEEGADLGGEGASGGAGNSADRGNRNEGSDQNEDAFLQHPAAEREDKPRRKRKAVTPHWEDVLLGVRTNPRKKK; translated from the coding sequence ATGCAAGAGCTAGTACTCGTTCCCGCGGACAGCGATGCGAACTCCGTAGTGTTGCGATCTCTCGATGGCACTGCGGAATTCTTCCTGCCGGTCACCGACGCGCTGCGTCGCATTATTGGGGACGCCCATAACCCCGCGCCCACCTCCGCAGCCCCAGATGCGGAACCTCCGCTGACTGCGGTGCTCGGCTCCCGCGGGTCGATAGATCCCGCCGATGCGTCGCCTACTGCCGGGGCTGAACATGCTCCGGGCCCGGGGAGCTCCGCCAGCTCTTCGCTGTCCCCTGCAACCGATCCCGCAACCGATCCTGCAGGCGACCCTGAAACCGATCCTGCGGCTGATTCGGGGGCTGGCACCACAGCCGACACCACTGCTAGCACGGCAGGCGCTGCTGATCGGGTGCAGCGTGAAGCGACCGCTGACCCGACCGCTGTTGCCACCGCCGGGACTGATGACCCGGCCCACACCAGCCCGACAACAGGTCACAGCCCTACGCGGAACGCCACGAAGAAGGTGGAGAACAGCTCCGATCAGCCGGGTTCTCGCGGGCTGCGGGAAGTGGGATTTGGGCGCCAGGTTGGCGTCGTCGCCGAGAAAAACCCCGCCACCACCGACCACCAGGCCCCGCAGCGCCGCCGCAACCTCCGGCCCCGCCGCTCCCGCATCTCCATCAGCCCGCGCGACATCCAGGACCGCGTGCGCCACGGCGCCACCGTCGCCGAACTGGCTCGCGAGGCGGACACAGACGAATCCCGCATCGAGCCCTACGCCTGGCCGATCCTGCAGGAACGCGCCCGAATCGCGGAGCTCGCACACTCCGCGCACCCCATCACCGCCCAGGGCCCCGCCACCGAGACGCTGTGGGAAAGCCTTGCCACCACATTCGCCGCCCGCGGGGAGAAAATCCGCGACGCCAACTGGGACGCCCACCAAAACGAGATGAAGCAGTGGGTTGTCACCGTCAGTTGGAACAAGACGGCCGCAGGCCAGGAGTCCACGCACGTCGCGGAATTCGGTTTCACGCCGGAAGCCGCCGGGCCCAACGTCGTGCAACCGCTGAACTCGATCGCCGGCGACCTGGTGGACCCCCGATTCGGCCAGCCGGTGCGGGCCGTATCCCCGGTGACCTCCCTGAGCAGCGCAGGATCTGTGGAAAACCGCGTAGGCGCGCACGGCGGCCTGCCCGGATCCAGCGGCTGGGGAACAGGCGACCATGCTCCCAACGGCACCACTGTTGCCGGAGACCCCAACCACAACGGCAGCGGAGAGCCCGAGGAAGGAGCTGACCTCGGCGGCGAAGGTGCCAGCGGCGGGGCGGGAAACTCGGCCGACCGTGGCAACCGCAACGAGGGCAGCGACCAGAATGAGGACGCTTTCCTCCAACACCCCGCTGCCGAGCGGGAGGACAAACCCCGCCGCAAGCGCAAGGCCGTCACCCCCCACTGGGAGGACGTGCTACTCGGCGTGCGCACCAACCCGCGGAAAAAGAAGTAA
- the serC gene encoding phosphoserine transaminase, translating to MNAPSEFPTIPAELIPADGRFGCGPSKVREEQLRSIADHADIMGTSHRQAGVKDVVGSVRAGLTELFSLPDGYEIVLSLGGATAFWDAASFGLIRSKSAHLTYGEFSGKFASVSKKAPWLNEPQVIAGEPGTAPDPAQLGGADADVVAWAHNETSTGAMVPVVRPDTDALVAIDATSGAGGLPVDMTNADVYYFSPQKCFASDGGLWLAAFSPAALERVEQIAADEQRYIPAFLDLKTAVDNSRKNQTYNTPAVATLLMLNDQIQWMNNGGGLDGMVERTRESSSTLYNWADSRPEASCFVAEPENRSLVVGTIDFDEATVDAAKIAKILRANGIQDTEPYRKLGRNQLRIGMFPAIDPADVEKLTAAIDFVIDGGYARA from the coding sequence ATGAACGCTCCGTCTGAATTCCCCACCATCCCCGCAGAGCTCATTCCCGCCGACGGCCGGTTCGGCTGCGGCCCCTCCAAGGTCCGGGAGGAGCAGCTGCGCTCTATCGCGGATCACGCGGACATCATGGGAACCTCCCACCGGCAGGCGGGGGTGAAGGATGTGGTCGGCTCCGTGCGGGCGGGCCTGACGGAGTTGTTCAGCCTCCCAGATGGTTACGAAATCGTCCTCTCCCTGGGCGGCGCCACCGCGTTCTGGGACGCGGCCTCCTTCGGGTTGATCCGCAGCAAGTCGGCCCACCTGACCTACGGCGAGTTCTCCGGCAAGTTCGCCTCTGTGTCCAAGAAGGCACCGTGGTTGAACGAGCCCCAGGTGATTGCGGGCGAGCCAGGCACTGCCCCGGACCCGGCGCAGCTCGGCGGAGCGGATGCCGACGTGGTGGCCTGGGCGCACAATGAGACCTCTACCGGCGCGATGGTTCCGGTGGTTCGCCCGGATACGGATGCGTTGGTGGCCATCGATGCGACCTCCGGTGCCGGTGGCCTCCCGGTGGATATGACCAATGCTGACGTTTACTACTTCTCCCCGCAGAAGTGCTTCGCCTCCGATGGCGGCCTGTGGCTCGCCGCCTTCTCCCCGGCCGCCCTGGAGCGAGTGGAGCAGATCGCCGCCGACGAGCAGCGCTACATCCCCGCTTTCCTGGACCTCAAGACGGCCGTGGACAACTCCCGCAAAAACCAGACCTACAACACCCCCGCCGTGGCCACGCTGCTCATGCTCAACGATCAGATCCAGTGGATGAACAACGGCGGCGGCCTGGATGGAATGGTCGAGCGAACCCGCGAATCCTCCTCCACGCTGTACAACTGGGCAGATTCCCGCCCGGAGGCTTCCTGCTTCGTGGCTGAGCCGGAGAACCGCTCGCTTGTCGTGGGCACCATCGACTTCGACGAGGCGACCGTGGATGCGGCGAAGATCGCCAAGATCCTGCGGGCCAACGGCATCCAGGACACGGAGCCGTACCGCAAGTTGGGTCGTAATCAGCTGCGCATCGGCATGTTCCCGGCTATCGACCCGGCGGACGTGGAAAAGTTGACGGCAGCGATCGACTTCGTCATCGATGGCGGTTACGCGCGGGCATAA
- a CDS encoding citrate synthase: MATDNQDKAVLHYPGGEFEMDIVHATEGNSGVALGKMLAETGLTTLDPGYMNTGSTESAITYIDGANGILRHRGYDIADLAENATFNEVSYLLINGELPNEQQKEEFNQNIRKHTLLDEDFKSAFRVFPRDAHPMSVLASSVNILSTYYQKDLNPLDKDAQKLNTYRLMAKVPMLAAYAYRASKGKPYMYPDNSLNARENFLRNMFGYPTEPYENDPVITKALDKLLILHADHEQNCSTSTVRMVGSSQANMFASIAAGINALSGPLHGGANQAVLEMLESIHEQGGDATDFMNRVKNKEPGVKLMGFGHRVYKNYDPRAAIVKDSAHEILEHLGGDHLLDLAMKLEEIALADDYFISRKLYPNVDFYTGLIYRAMGFPTDFFTVLFAMGRLPGWIAHYLEQVNEPTAKINRPRQIYTGPTERKIGR, translated from the coding sequence ATGGCTACCGATAATCAGGACAAGGCCGTTCTCCACTACCCCGGTGGAGAGTTTGAAATGGACATTGTCCACGCCACCGAGGGCAACTCCGGTGTCGCCCTGGGCAAAATGCTGGCCGAAACCGGCCTGACCACCCTGGACCCCGGGTACATGAACACCGGTTCCACCGAGTCGGCTATTACCTACATCGACGGAGCCAACGGCATCCTGCGTCACCGCGGATACGACATCGCTGACCTGGCCGAGAACGCCACGTTCAACGAGGTGTCCTACCTGCTCATCAACGGCGAACTGCCGAACGAGCAGCAGAAGGAAGAGTTCAACCAGAACATCCGCAAGCACACCCTGCTGGACGAGGACTTCAAGTCCGCCTTCCGCGTTTTCCCCCGTGACGCGCACCCCATGTCCGTGCTGGCGTCGTCGGTGAACATCCTGTCCACCTACTACCAGAAGGACCTCAACCCGCTGGACAAGGATGCTCAGAAGCTGAACACCTATCGCCTGATGGCGAAGGTGCCGATGCTCGCGGCCTACGCTTACCGCGCCTCCAAGGGCAAGCCGTACATGTACCCGGACAACTCCCTCAACGCTCGGGAGAACTTCCTGCGCAACATGTTCGGCTACCCCACGGAGCCTTACGAGAATGACCCGGTGATCACCAAGGCCCTGGACAAGCTGCTCATTCTGCACGCGGACCACGAGCAGAACTGCTCCACCTCCACCGTGCGTATGGTCGGCTCCTCCCAGGCCAACATGTTCGCGTCCATCGCAGCGGGCATCAACGCGCTGTCCGGCCCGCTGCATGGTGGCGCTAACCAGGCCGTGCTGGAGATGCTGGAGAGCATCCACGAGCAGGGTGGGGACGCCACGGACTTCATGAACCGGGTGAAGAACAAGGAGCCGGGCGTGAAGCTCATGGGCTTCGGCCACCGCGTGTACAAGAACTACGACCCGCGCGCGGCGATTGTGAAGGATTCCGCTCACGAGATCCTGGAGCACCTCGGCGGCGACCACCTGCTGGACCTTGCCATGAAATTGGAGGAGATCGCCCTCGCGGACGACTACTTCATCAGCCGCAAGCTGTACCCGAACGTGGACTTCTACACCGGGCTCATCTACCGGGCCATGGGATTCCCGACGGACTTCTTCACCGTGCTCTTCGCAATGGGCCGCCTGCCCGGCTGGATCGCCCACTACTTGGAGCAGGTCAACGAGCCGACGGCGAAGATCAACCGCCCCCGCCAGATTTACACCGGCCCCACCGAGCGCAAGATCGGGCGCTAG
- the fkpA gene encoding FKBP-type peptidyl-prolyl cis-trans isomerase FkpA: MSKPQIEAQAGPAPKDLVIEDITVGEGAEAVEGGMVEVHYVGVDYETGEEFDSSWDRGEAIAFPLSGLIAGWQEGIPGMRAGGRRKLTIPPEKAYGPAGMGHPLSGRTLVFIIDLLDVK, translated from the coding sequence ATGAGTAAGCCGCAGATCGAGGCGCAGGCAGGCCCGGCCCCAAAGGATCTCGTCATCGAGGACATCACCGTGGGCGAGGGGGCAGAGGCCGTTGAGGGCGGCATGGTGGAAGTCCACTACGTGGGCGTGGATTACGAAACCGGGGAGGAGTTTGACTCTTCTTGGGACCGGGGTGAGGCCATCGCGTTTCCGCTCAGCGGCTTGATCGCCGGGTGGCAGGAGGGGATCCCGGGGATGCGCGCAGGGGGCCGTCGAAAGCTGACAATCCCGCCGGAGAAGGCCTATGGTCCGGCGGGGATGGGCCACCCGTTGTCCGGGCGCACGCTGGTGTTCATCATTGATCTTTTGGACGTCAAGTAG
- a CDS encoding ABC transporter permease yields the protein MQNTGYSSANTIRTVAAREITVALRNKSILITLAVLTIATLGAIGFLSWKSSQDDGEGAPTVVVVGVDKQALEAGLPAESTGSIVPGKGGPADKPLDISTASSRDEAIQQVKDGKDAALIAANPGYELISDGRVDQRVQESITTALVSLGQREALAKVNVAPEAFRAALPDTSMRTTNLKEEESSVNMAAVVTVLVGVGIMSYFIILFAGNIGARVTEEKSSRIVEILLASVRPIDFLAGKLIGNALVGFAATLIVLSVGTIGVLVTGLADGLAFDFATVPLLLIAFLLGLLFFGGLYAAAGSLISRTEDLQSAGSPVLLLLLGMVYAPFIGMTKMDSTVMQVLAWIPPFSLTTAPLEYAAGNLGLLGVVASFALAALVTAGALALVAKIYRYSILHNGSKLTWREALKQS from the coding sequence ATGCAGAACACGGGTTATTCATCCGCGAACACTATCCGCACCGTGGCCGCACGGGAGATTACGGTGGCCCTGCGCAACAAGTCGATCCTCATCACGCTAGCCGTGCTCACGATAGCGACGCTGGGTGCCATTGGTTTCCTCAGTTGGAAGAGTTCGCAGGACGACGGGGAGGGTGCCCCGACGGTGGTCGTCGTCGGGGTGGACAAGCAGGCGCTGGAAGCGGGGCTGCCTGCGGAGTCCACGGGTTCTATCGTCCCCGGCAAGGGCGGCCCCGCCGACAAACCCCTGGACATCAGCACCGCCAGCTCCCGCGATGAGGCGATTCAGCAGGTCAAGGACGGTAAGGACGCAGCTCTCATCGCTGCGAACCCCGGCTACGAACTCATCTCCGACGGCCGAGTGGACCAGCGGGTGCAGGAATCCATCACCACGGCGCTGGTGAGCCTTGGGCAGCGGGAGGCGTTAGCCAAGGTGAATGTCGCACCCGAGGCCTTCCGGGCCGCACTGCCGGACACGAGCATGCGGACGACCAACCTGAAGGAAGAGGAGTCCTCGGTGAACATGGCGGCTGTGGTCACCGTGCTCGTGGGGGTAGGGATTATGTCGTACTTCATCATCCTGTTCGCCGGGAACATCGGGGCGAGGGTGACGGAGGAGAAGTCCTCGCGGATTGTGGAAATTCTGCTCGCCTCCGTTCGCCCGATCGACTTTCTGGCGGGGAAGCTGATCGGCAACGCTTTGGTGGGGTTCGCGGCAACGCTGATTGTGCTGAGCGTAGGGACTATCGGCGTGCTGGTCACCGGGTTGGCCGACGGGTTGGCGTTCGACTTCGCGACGGTCCCCCTGCTACTCATAGCGTTCCTGCTGGGGCTGCTGTTCTTTGGGGGCCTGTACGCGGCCGCAGGGTCTTTGATCAGCAGGACAGAGGACCTGCAGTCCGCCGGATCCCCGGTGCTGCTTCTGCTACTGGGGATGGTTTACGCTCCCTTCATCGGGATGACGAAGATGGACTCCACTGTCATGCAGGTTCTGGCGTGGATTCCTCCGTTCAGCCTCACCACCGCGCCCCTGGAATACGCCGCGGGGAACCTGGGGCTCCTGGGCGTCGTGGCGAGCTTTGCCCTGGCCGCACTTGTCACGGCGGGGGCACTCGCGTTGGTGGCGAAGATCTACCGCTATTCCATTCTGCACAATGGCAGCAAGCTGACGTGGCGGGAGGCGCTCAAGCAGTCCTAG
- a CDS encoding ABC transporter ATP-binding protein, whose translation MVPAPPTQSPQPLHIRHLFKSFGDTQALQDMTFSVHPGEIYGFVGSNGAGKSTTMRIALGVLSADSGEVLLGDRPMDDTLRRRIGYMPEERGLYSKEKVLDQLTFLGQLSGLTKPAASASAKALLERLGLADRAEDKLNSLSLGNQQRVQLAASLLHDPDLLILDEPFSGLDPVAVNVMSGMLQERARAGVPVIFSSHQLDLVQRLCDRVGVVAAGTMRAEGTVDELRSGGPILYDIRTPARGWYPPGTRMVEELVDGVVIESPTTDLDQDILRAALASGPVHSFSRRVPDLTDMFREIIEDATKPSAERKAS comes from the coding sequence GTGGTTCCAGCGCCACCGACGCAGTCTCCACAGCCCCTACATATCCGGCACCTGTTCAAAAGCTTCGGCGACACGCAGGCTCTACAGGACATGACCTTCAGCGTGCACCCCGGAGAAATCTACGGGTTCGTCGGCTCCAACGGCGCCGGCAAGTCCACCACTATGCGGATCGCCCTGGGCGTGCTCAGCGCCGACTCCGGTGAAGTGCTCCTCGGAGACCGCCCGATGGACGACACCCTCCGCCGTCGAATCGGCTACATGCCGGAGGAACGCGGGCTCTACAGCAAGGAAAAGGTCCTCGACCAGCTCACCTTCCTCGGCCAGCTCAGCGGCCTCACCAAGCCCGCGGCAAGCGCCAGCGCCAAAGCCCTGCTGGAGCGGCTCGGCCTGGCCGACCGCGCGGAGGACAAGCTGAACAGTCTCTCCCTCGGCAACCAGCAGCGCGTGCAACTCGCGGCCTCGCTCCTGCACGACCCGGACCTGCTCATCCTCGACGAGCCCTTCTCCGGCCTCGACCCCGTTGCCGTGAACGTCATGAGCGGCATGCTCCAGGAACGCGCCCGAGCCGGCGTCCCCGTCATCTTCAGCTCCCACCAGTTAGACCTCGTCCAGCGCCTCTGCGATCGAGTCGGGGTTGTCGCAGCCGGCACCATGCGCGCCGAGGGCACCGTCGACGAACTGCGCTCCGGCGGACCCATCCTCTACGACATCCGCACCCCGGCGCGCGGATGGTACCCACCTGGCACGCGGATGGTGGAGGAATTGGTTGATGGCGTCGTCATCGAATCGCCCACCACGGACCTCGACCAGGACATCCTCCGCGCGGCCCTGGCATCCGGCCCCGTCCACTCCTTCTCCCGTCGGGTGCCGGACCTGACGGACATGTTCCGGGAGATTATTGAGGACGCCACCAAACCCAGCGCTGAGAGAAAGGCGAGCTAG
- a CDS encoding enoyl-CoA hydratase, with protein sequence MTRSRRPILPRTVSLSRDGDVAVVTLRRPEKRNALRQVECDGIALAVQLAVEGEAGAAGGSPGIGEDAVQPSGTKPSAHPARVILIRGEGDVFCAGADLGGVYESGFLDAAGRMTEAILAAPVPMIAEVQGAAVGAGCQLIMACDLRVFAPAAACWIPAAANGLVLDTWMLNRTRELLGGALARDLMIGGGRITAQRAEALGFASRICDDAAQARRFAHDIAAQAPLSMRYAKAVLNDTKLRPSLSHAPAQDAHRELYDRVWQSEDVREAKAARSEGRRPQFSGR encoded by the coding sequence ATGACTCGCAGCAGGCGGCCCATTCTTCCGCGCACGGTCTCCCTATCGCGCGATGGGGACGTGGCAGTAGTGACCTTGCGGCGCCCGGAGAAGCGAAATGCGTTGCGGCAGGTTGAATGCGATGGCATCGCGCTTGCCGTGCAGCTGGCAGTGGAGGGGGAAGCGGGTGCTGCTGGTGGATCGCCTGGCATCGGCGAAGACGCCGTGCAGCCGAGTGGCACGAAGCCCAGCGCGCATCCCGCTCGCGTCATCCTGATCCGCGGCGAAGGCGACGTCTTTTGCGCGGGTGCGGATCTGGGCGGCGTCTACGAGAGTGGCTTCCTGGACGCCGCCGGACGCATGACGGAAGCGATCCTGGCCGCACCCGTTCCCATGATCGCCGAGGTGCAGGGCGCGGCCGTCGGGGCCGGATGCCAACTAATAATGGCTTGCGACCTGCGCGTATTCGCCCCCGCAGCCGCTTGCTGGATACCCGCGGCGGCCAACGGGTTGGTGCTCGACACCTGGATGCTCAACCGCACCCGCGAACTGCTGGGCGGGGCGCTCGCGCGGGACCTCATGATCGGGGGCGGCCGAATCACGGCGCAGCGGGCGGAGGCCCTGGGATTCGCCTCCCGGATCTGCGACGACGCAGCCCAGGCCCGCCGGTTTGCCCACGACATCGCCGCCCAAGCGCCCCTGTCGATGCGGTACGCGAAAGCCGTCCTCAACGACACAAAATTGCGCCCGAGCCTCTCCCACGCCCCGGCGCAGGACGCCCACCGCGAGCTCTACGACCGCGTTTGGCAAAGCGAAGATGTGCGAGAAGCGAAGGCCGCCCGGTCCGAGGGGCGCAGGCCGCAGTTCAGCGGTCGGTAG
- a CDS encoding Gfo/Idh/MocA family protein, which translates to MSEQPQQDQTAAATITDTAPTQRPFRFAVVGAGQIAQQAFIPGVQQLPEAQIVAFVSSDPEKARAYGVKHYDYEQYDELLNSGTIDGVYIATPVHKHREHAVPALKAGVPVLLEKPMAPSEEDCRAIIDAAAQTNTTLLVAYRLHNHPFLLRLVDCVRKKTIGEIRSYTASFGHNVNPENHRGNSGFWGGPIPDMGVYPLNLIRNLLEEEPIAVHAHGKRNADAQFDFHDTVAVTCEFPSGALAQYTASYSTVGQQGFTLAGSEGSIQSNAAFQWGDDAELSYTLAVEEDGEMSTETVEFEAYDQFAGETRHFIECVRNGTNPEHSGVEGLMDVRVCAAVEESLRTGATVRLEPVELRHRVSMDQAETIPAPPKPGDDELVNIVAEEL; encoded by the coding sequence ATGTCCGAACAACCCCAGCAAGACCAAACCGCCGCCGCCACCATCACAGATACCGCCCCCACCCAGCGGCCGTTCCGGTTCGCCGTCGTCGGTGCGGGCCAGATCGCGCAGCAGGCTTTCATCCCCGGTGTCCAACAGCTACCCGAGGCGCAGATCGTCGCTTTCGTCTCCTCCGACCCGGAGAAGGCGCGGGCCTACGGCGTCAAGCACTACGACTACGAGCAGTACGACGAGCTGCTCAACTCCGGCACCATCGACGGCGTGTACATCGCCACCCCCGTACACAAACACCGCGAGCACGCCGTCCCCGCGCTGAAGGCCGGCGTCCCCGTCCTGTTAGAGAAGCCGATGGCCCCGTCCGAGGAGGACTGCCGTGCCATCATCGACGCCGCCGCCCAGACCAACACCACCCTCCTCGTCGCGTACCGCCTGCATAACCATCCGTTCTTGCTGCGCTTGGTTGATTGCGTCCGCAAGAAAACAATCGGTGAGATCCGCTCCTACACCGCCAGTTTCGGGCACAACGTCAACCCCGAAAACCACCGCGGCAATTCCGGATTCTGGGGCGGGCCGATCCCGGACATGGGCGTGTACCCCCTGAACCTCATCCGCAATCTTCTCGAGGAGGAGCCGATCGCCGTCCACGCGCATGGCAAGCGCAACGCCGACGCGCAGTTCGATTTCCACGACACCGTGGCCGTGACCTGCGAGTTCCCGTCCGGCGCGCTGGCGCAGTACACCGCGTCCTACTCCACGGTCGGCCAGCAGGGCTTCACGCTGGCGGGCAGTGAGGGGTCCATTCAGTCGAACGCGGCCTTCCAATGGGGCGACGACGCCGAGCTGAGCTACACCTTGGCCGTGGAGGAGGACGGGGAGATGTCCACCGAGACGGTCGAGTTCGAGGCCTACGACCAGTTCGCCGGGGAGACGCGGCACTTCATCGAGTGCGTGCGCAACGGTACGAATCCCGAGCACAGCGGCGTGGAGGGGCTGATGGACGTGCGGGTGTGCGCGGCCGTGGAGGAGTCGCTGCGGACCGGCGCGACGGTGCGGCTAGAGCCGGTGGAGCTGCGACACCGCGTGAGCATGGATCAGGCGGAGACGATCCCGGCGCCGCCGAAGCCGGGGGATGATGAGCTGGTCAATATCGTCGCCGAGGAGCTGTAG